One window of Corynebacterium sp. P3-F1 genomic DNA carries:
- a CDS encoding DUF4265 domain-containing protein has protein sequence MEPLTTKIVTRTPLPGVENEELAAHDLGGGHFVVASVPFLDTSINVGDIVECVKVGGQFHVNRKVVSGGAETVRILIQSPEPTDIPETLLAFGCRVEVGPGGMLGASISADAPSEGIREWLEGLQAQGIISLA, from the coding sequence ATGGAGCCACTGACCACGAAGATCGTCACGCGGACCCCGCTGCCTGGGGTGGAAAATGAGGAGCTGGCGGCGCATGACCTGGGCGGGGGTCACTTCGTTGTCGCGTCCGTCCCCTTCCTGGACACGAGCATCAATGTCGGTGACATCGTGGAGTGCGTGAAGGTCGGCGGCCAGTTCCACGTGAACCGCAAGGTGGTGAGCGGCGGGGCGGAGACGGTGCGGATCCTGATCCAGTCGCCGGAGCCGACGGACATCCCGGAGACGCTGTTGGCGTTCGGGTGCCGGGTGGAGGTGGGGCCGGGGGGCATGCTGGGGGCGTCGATAAGCGCGGATGCCCCGAGTGAAGGAATCCGCGAGTGGCTTGAAGGGCTTCAGGCGCAGGGCATTATCTCTTTGGCGTAG
- a CDS encoding alpha/beta hydrolase, whose protein sequence is MLVATELTASAASLRRASTTVRSRIDDTAHARTAISDAGLAGHSADSGLDMLASLGRALGVPADTMEELADILEEASAAQVVLDAAKEAVTAAMMAPGMRLVHQAVLASLSMMEHTLDQACAAAVADACRLAHEQNLDRLVFHAEEPLAQISADRLASAPASVREIVDTSGGVVLEGGPDGYTIMVGAELDASGEPIPPQSVTTMVSGVGSGHPDKLPVAIKEARSVAAATGGAAVVWQGYSPPPNVPAGMGRHSAAAGADDLAAFQMALDERFPEAQKVVVGHSYGSVVAARAAEKHGLFADQLFLVGSPGVSASHASELTLFSETPKITAADSPGDPIRLLRAPLASLHGHDPGAGRFGAESVPGIRGGHTDYFRDEAMLRALADAAQGR, encoded by the coding sequence ATGCTGGTAGCAACAGAATTGACCGCGAGCGCAGCATCCTTGAGGCGGGCATCAACCACCGTCCGCTCGCGTATCGACGACACCGCACACGCCCGCACCGCCATCTCCGATGCCGGACTCGCCGGCCACTCCGCCGACTCCGGTCTGGACATGCTGGCGAGCCTCGGGCGCGCTTTGGGCGTGCCAGCTGACACCATGGAAGAGCTGGCGGACATCCTTGAGGAGGCCAGCGCCGCTCAGGTGGTCCTCGATGCCGCGAAAGAGGCAGTGACAGCGGCAATGATGGCGCCCGGAATGCGGCTCGTGCACCAGGCGGTGCTGGCCAGTTTGTCCATGATGGAGCACACGCTGGATCAGGCCTGCGCCGCGGCCGTGGCTGATGCCTGCCGCCTGGCCCACGAGCAGAATCTGGACCGCCTCGTCTTCCATGCTGAGGAGCCGCTGGCACAGATCAGTGCTGACCGGCTGGCGTCCGCGCCGGCATCGGTGCGGGAGATCGTGGATACTTCCGGCGGCGTCGTGCTCGAAGGCGGACCCGACGGCTACACCATCATGGTCGGCGCGGAATTGGATGCCTCAGGTGAACCGATCCCTCCCCAGTCCGTGACCACCATGGTCTCCGGTGTGGGCTCCGGCCACCCCGACAAATTGCCCGTGGCTATCAAGGAGGCCCGATCTGTCGCGGCGGCCACCGGCGGCGCTGCGGTCGTGTGGCAGGGGTACTCCCCTCCCCCGAATGTCCCCGCCGGCATGGGGCGCCACTCCGCTGCCGCGGGGGCGGACGACCTGGCAGCGTTCCAGATGGCCCTCGATGAACGCTTCCCCGAGGCGCAGAAAGTCGTAGTCGGCCATTCCTACGGCTCCGTCGTTGCCGCCCGCGCCGCCGAGAAGCACGGGCTCTTCGCCGACCAGCTCTTTTTGGTCGGCTCCCCCGGTGTCAGCGCGTCCCACGCCAGTGAGTTGACCCTATTCAGCGAGACCCCCAAGATCACCGCCGCTGATTCCCCGGGCGACCCCATCCGGTTACTGCGCGCGCCGCTGGCCTCCCTGCACGGCCACGACCCGGGAGCTGGACGATTCGGCGCGGAGAGCGTGCCCGGCATCCGCGGGGGCCACACCGACTATTTCAGAGACGAGGCGATGCTGCGAGCATTGGCCGACGCCGCACAGGGGCGGTAG
- a CDS encoding RNA methyltransferase, with amino-acid sequence MRAWITGSYWAWTTLASLNDEPQHEPEKGPTEWQEGRHGVGPWEGEWPTDERYDEAFLRDGDRRNVVDQYRYWSLEAIKEDLDTRRHPFHVAIENFENDMNIGTVVRTANAFLAEAVHIVGKKRWNRRGAMVTDRYQHIIHHDTVADLAQYAAEHELTIVAIDNTPGSVPLETAELPERCLLLFGQEGPGVTEQAQDAAVMTCSIAQFGSTRSINAGVAAGIAMHAWICQHADLDAAW; translated from the coding sequence ATGCGGGCTTGGATTACCGGTTCCTACTGGGCTTGGACGACCTTGGCCTCGCTTAACGACGAACCGCAGCACGAACCCGAAAAAGGCCCCACCGAATGGCAGGAGGGCCGCCACGGTGTAGGGCCGTGGGAAGGGGAGTGGCCCACAGACGAGCGTTACGACGAAGCGTTTCTCCGAGACGGCGACCGCCGCAACGTCGTCGACCAGTACCGGTACTGGTCGCTCGAGGCGATCAAGGAGGACCTGGACACGCGGCGGCACCCGTTTCATGTGGCGATCGAGAACTTCGAGAACGACATGAACATCGGCACCGTCGTGCGCACTGCGAACGCGTTTCTGGCCGAGGCGGTGCATATCGTCGGCAAGAAAAGGTGGAATCGCCGCGGCGCGATGGTGACGGACCGATACCAGCACATCATCCACCACGACACAGTGGCTGATCTGGCGCAATACGCGGCGGAACACGAGCTGACCATCGTCGCCATCGACAACACGCCGGGTTCGGTGCCGTTGGAAACCGCGGAGCTCCCGGAGCGGTGCTTACTCCTTTTCGGCCAGGAAGGGCCAGGGGTGACGGAGCAGGCGCAGGACGCTGCGGTGATGACCTGCTCGATCGCGCAGTTCGGGTCAACGCGGTCGATCAACGCTGGGGTTGCCGCGGGGATCGCTATGCATGCGTGGATCTGTCAGCATGCCGATCTGGACGCCGCGTGGTGA
- the clpB gene encoding ATP-dependent chaperone ClpB, with translation MRSFNPTTKTQEALQQALQRASANGNPDIRPAHLLQAILEQEDGIAAPVLKATGVDPATVQKEAAEIVDGYPKAQGQNMANPNFNRDGLNALNAAQELAGELGDEYVSTEVLLAAIARGGEEAAELLKKRGATYDTIKAAFPSVRGHQKVTTQDPEGQFQALEKYSTDLTARAREGKIDPVIGRDSEIRRVVQVLSRRTKNNPVLIGEPGVGKTAIVEGLARRIVAGDVPESLKGKTLISLDLGSMVAGAKFRGEFEERLKAVLDEIKSSDGEIITFIDELHTIVGAGATGDGSMDAGNMIKPMLARGELRLVGATTLDEYRKYIEKDAALERRFQQVYVGEPTVEDTIGILRGLKERYEVHHGVRIQDSALVAAASLSDRYITNRFLPDKAIDLVDEAGSRLRMEIDSSPQEIDELERVVRRLEIEEIALSKESDAASQERLSALRSELADQREKLGEMKARWENEKSEIDKVQHAKEELERLRNESEIAERDGDYAKVSELRYGRIPELEEEVAAAEREASISNKTMLTEEVTPDVIADVVSSWTGIPAGKMMEGETEKLLNMESVLGERVVGQSEAVVAVSDAVRRSRAGIADPNRPIGSFLFLGPTGVGKTELAKSLAEFLFDDESAMIRIDMSEYGEKHSVARLVGAPPGYVGFDAGGQLTEAVRRRPYSLVLFDEVEKAHPDVFDVLLQVLDEGRLTDGQGRTVDFRNTVIILTSNLGAGGTHDEIMEAVKRAFKPEFINRLDDVVVFDPLSQDQLVGIVDIQLRGLASRLAERRLTLDVTDDAKRWLADRGYDPAYGARPLRRLIQKEIGDKLAKEVLAGEIRDGDTVLVDAAPVDTGSSADAADAAGPDELTVTKASV, from the coding sequence ATGCGCTCGTTCAACCCCACCACCAAGACCCAGGAGGCCCTTCAACAGGCGTTGCAGCGGGCGTCCGCGAACGGAAACCCGGATATTAGGCCCGCTCACCTGCTTCAGGCGATCCTCGAGCAGGAAGACGGCATCGCCGCCCCGGTACTCAAGGCCACCGGCGTTGACCCGGCAACGGTGCAGAAAGAGGCCGCTGAGATTGTCGACGGCTACCCGAAGGCCCAGGGCCAGAACATGGCCAACCCCAACTTCAACCGGGACGGCCTCAACGCCTTGAACGCGGCGCAGGAACTGGCGGGCGAACTCGGCGACGAGTACGTCTCCACCGAGGTACTTCTCGCCGCCATTGCACGTGGCGGTGAGGAAGCAGCTGAACTGCTGAAGAAGCGCGGCGCCACCTACGACACGATCAAGGCTGCCTTCCCGTCCGTCCGCGGCCACCAGAAGGTGACCACGCAGGACCCGGAGGGGCAGTTCCAGGCACTGGAGAAGTACTCCACCGACCTGACGGCGCGCGCACGCGAGGGCAAGATCGACCCGGTGATCGGCCGCGATAGCGAGATCCGCCGCGTGGTCCAGGTGCTGTCTCGCCGCACGAAGAACAACCCGGTGCTCATCGGTGAGCCCGGCGTGGGTAAGACCGCCATCGTGGAAGGTCTCGCACGCCGGATCGTCGCCGGTGACGTGCCAGAGTCGCTCAAGGGCAAGACGCTGATCAGCTTGGATTTGGGCTCGATGGTTGCGGGCGCGAAATTCCGCGGCGAGTTCGAGGAGCGCCTCAAGGCTGTGCTGGATGAGATCAAGTCCTCGGACGGCGAGATCATCACCTTCATCGACGAGCTGCACACCATCGTCGGGGCCGGTGCTACCGGCGACGGCTCGATGGATGCCGGCAACATGATCAAGCCGATGCTGGCGCGCGGTGAACTGCGCTTGGTTGGTGCGACGACGTTGGATGAGTACCGCAAGTACATCGAGAAGGACGCCGCTTTGGAGCGCCGCTTCCAGCAGGTGTATGTGGGTGAACCGACGGTGGAGGACACCATCGGCATCCTCCGCGGCCTGAAGGAGCGATACGAGGTGCACCACGGCGTGCGCATCCAGGACTCGGCACTCGTCGCGGCTGCGTCACTGTCAGACCGCTACATCACCAACCGCTTCCTGCCGGACAAGGCCATTGATCTGGTTGACGAAGCCGGCTCTCGCCTGCGCATGGAGATCGATTCCTCCCCGCAGGAGATCGACGAGCTGGAGCGCGTGGTGCGTCGCCTCGAGATCGAGGAGATCGCGCTGTCTAAAGAGTCCGACGCCGCCAGCCAGGAGCGTCTGAGCGCACTGCGAAGCGAACTCGCTGACCAGCGCGAGAAACTCGGCGAGATGAAGGCGCGGTGGGAGAACGAGAAGAGCGAGATCGACAAGGTCCAGCACGCGAAGGAAGAGCTCGAGCGCCTGCGCAACGAGTCCGAGATCGCGGAGCGGGACGGCGATTACGCCAAGGTCTCCGAGCTCCGGTACGGCCGGATCCCCGAATTGGAGGAAGAGGTGGCTGCGGCGGAGAGGGAGGCGTCGATAAGCAATAAAACGATGCTGACGGAAGAAGTCACCCCGGACGTCATCGCCGACGTTGTGTCGAGCTGGACGGGCATTCCCGCAGGCAAGATGATGGAAGGCGAGACGGAAAAGCTCCTCAATATGGAGTCCGTGCTCGGTGAGCGCGTCGTCGGCCAGAGCGAAGCTGTCGTCGCGGTGTCCGATGCCGTGCGCCGTTCGCGCGCCGGGATCGCCGACCCGAACCGCCCGATCGGTTCCTTCCTGTTCCTCGGCCCGACCGGCGTGGGTAAGACCGAGCTGGCGAAGTCGCTCGCGGAGTTCCTCTTCGACGACGAATCCGCGATGATCCGCATCGACATGTCCGAGTACGGGGAGAAGCACTCCGTCGCACGCCTCGTCGGTGCGCCTCCGGGATACGTCGGCTTCGACGCTGGCGGGCAGCTCACTGAAGCCGTCCGTCGCCGCCCGTACAGCCTCGTGCTTTTCGACGAAGTCGAGAAAGCCCACCCCGATGTCTTCGACGTACTGCTCCAGGTCCTCGACGAGGGACGGCTTACCGACGGCCAAGGCCGCACCGTCGACTTCCGCAACACCGTCATCATCCTGACCTCGAACCTGGGTGCCGGCGGTACCCACGACGAGATCATGGAAGCGGTGAAGCGGGCGTTCAAACCCGAGTTCATCAACCGTCTCGACGACGTGGTTGTCTTCGACCCGCTGAGCCAGGACCAGCTCGTCGGCATCGTCGACATCCAGCTCCGCGGCCTGGCGTCGCGTCTGGCTGAGCGTCGCCTGACCCTGGATGTCACCGACGACGCCAAGCGCTGGCTCGCCGACCGCGGCTACGACCCCGCCTACGGTGCCCGCCCGCTGCGCCGCCTGATCCAGAAGGAAATTGGCGACAAGTTGGCCAAGGAGGTGCTCGCCGGCGAGATCCGCGACGGCGACACCGTCCTCGTAGACGCCGCGCCCGTCGACACCGGTTCTTCCGCCGACGCCGCCGACGCCGCTGGCCCGGACGAGCTCACGGTGACGAAGGCTTCTGTCTAA
- a CDS encoding sulfurtransferase, with the protein MSVFVSPEDLREQIRTGKKLTVLASLWDAREGNAWSKFQSEHIPTAQYCDPSHHLVGTPGSRVGRNPLPSSERMQESFRAWGIEANRPVVIYDTGAGEYAARTWWTLRWAGVQDVHILDGGFAAWDRMGFDTIAGPGPVSVHTELEVAPGQLPTATIEDVKQFKGMLIDARDTSRYVGQRERLDLKSGHIPGARTVPVDSLFTDDGLIKPAEQILEIMAKFGITHNTDPAEAIVYSGSGNHSSKLLAAFEYAGLPVLTHYIGGWSQWSANPKNPVERDI; encoded by the coding sequence ATGAGCGTATTCGTGTCCCCTGAAGACCTGCGTGAACAGATCCGTACCGGCAAGAAGCTCACTGTTTTAGCCTCGCTTTGGGATGCCCGGGAGGGCAACGCGTGGTCCAAGTTCCAATCCGAACACATTCCAACTGCCCAGTACTGCGATCCGTCGCATCACCTCGTGGGCACGCCCGGCTCGCGGGTTGGCCGCAACCCGTTGCCGTCTTCGGAGCGTATGCAGGAGTCGTTCCGCGCGTGGGGCATCGAGGCGAATCGCCCCGTGGTCATCTACGACACGGGCGCCGGCGAGTACGCGGCCCGCACATGGTGGACGCTGCGCTGGGCGGGCGTTCAGGACGTGCACATTCTCGACGGCGGATTCGCCGCTTGGGACCGCATGGGGTTTGACACGATCGCCGGCCCCGGGCCCGTCTCGGTGCACACGGAGCTCGAGGTCGCGCCGGGCCAGTTGCCCACCGCCACCATCGAGGACGTGAAGCAATTCAAGGGCATGCTTATCGACGCCCGCGATACCTCCCGCTACGTCGGCCAACGCGAGCGCCTCGACCTGAAATCCGGTCACATCCCCGGTGCACGCACTGTGCCGGTGGACTCCCTTTTCACCGATGACGGCCTGATCAAGCCTGCCGAGCAGATCCTGGAGATCATGGCCAAGTTCGGCATCACCCACAACACCGATCCCGCCGAAGCCATCGTCTACTCCGGTTCCGGTAACCACTCTTCAAAGCTCCTTGCCGCGTTCGAGTACGCCGGCCTTCCGGTGCTCACCCATTACATCGGCGGCTGGTCCCAGTGGTCGGCTAACCCGAAGAACCCGGTCGAGCGCGACATCTAA
- a CDS encoding pyruvate dehydrogenase translates to MAKDFAHQIVETLEKNGVKRIYGIVGDSLNPVSDAVAESSIEWIHVRNEEAAAFAAGAESSVTGELAVCAASCGPGNTHLIQGLYDAHRNGGKVLAIASHIPSQEIGSKFFQETHPEKIFQECSGYCEMANSATQGARILHHAIQSTMAGNGVSVFVMPGDIASQDAADMPLLESTIARGDDKRVFPDPAEAARLVQAINEADTVTLFCGVGVKNAREEVLQLAEKIKSPIGHSFGGKMHIQYDNPFDVGMNGLLGYGACYDASHEADLLILLGTDFPYNEWLPTNNVAQVDVKAENIGRRTKVQFPVVGDVKSVIENILPHIDEKKDRSFLDKMLKEHAHLLEAVIDNYGKKDKATPIHPEYAANLIDELADDDALFTVDTGMCNVWAARYITPNGKKDELASFRHGTMANAVPQAIGAQAADRDRQVITFSGDGGVSMLLSELITVKQHDLPVKMMVFNNSTLGMVKLEMMVAGLKEFQTTHDGVNYAAIAEAVGIKSFRVEKPQDLEKTLKKALAHDGPVLVDIVTDPDALSLPPNFDWAMIKGFSESAVKTVLDGGIGNMVELARANLRNIRGAAAIEF, encoded by the coding sequence ATGGCTAAAGATTTTGCGCACCAGATTGTGGAGACGCTAGAGAAAAACGGCGTCAAGCGCATTTACGGAATCGTCGGCGACTCGTTGAACCCGGTCTCCGACGCGGTTGCGGAAAGCTCGATCGAGTGGATCCACGTCCGCAACGAGGAAGCAGCCGCATTCGCCGCGGGTGCCGAGTCCTCTGTAACCGGTGAGTTGGCAGTTTGCGCCGCATCGTGCGGCCCGGGCAACACCCACCTGATCCAGGGGCTTTATGATGCGCACCGCAACGGCGGCAAGGTTCTCGCCATCGCCTCCCACATCCCGAGCCAAGAAATCGGCTCGAAATTCTTCCAGGAAACGCACCCGGAGAAGATCTTCCAGGAGTGCTCCGGCTACTGCGAGATGGCTAACTCTGCGACGCAGGGCGCACGCATCCTGCACCACGCGATCCAGTCGACGATGGCAGGCAACGGTGTTTCCGTCTTCGTCATGCCGGGCGACATCGCGAGCCAAGATGCCGCCGATATGCCGCTGCTGGAATCCACGATCGCGCGCGGTGACGACAAGCGTGTCTTCCCGGATCCGGCTGAGGCCGCACGCCTGGTCCAGGCTATTAACGAGGCCGACACCGTCACGTTGTTCTGCGGTGTAGGCGTGAAGAACGCCCGCGAGGAAGTCCTCCAGCTGGCGGAGAAGATCAAGTCCCCGATCGGCCACTCTTTCGGCGGCAAGATGCACATCCAGTACGACAACCCCTTCGATGTGGGCATGAACGGCCTGCTCGGTTACGGCGCGTGCTACGATGCCTCCCACGAGGCGGATTTGCTCATCTTGCTGGGCACGGACTTCCCGTACAACGAGTGGTTGCCGACGAACAACGTCGCCCAAGTGGATGTGAAGGCCGAGAACATCGGCCGCCGCACCAAGGTCCAGTTCCCGGTCGTGGGCGATGTCAAGAGTGTGATCGAGAACATTCTCCCGCACATCGATGAGAAGAAGGACCGTTCGTTCCTCGACAAGATGCTCAAGGAGCACGCGCACCTGCTCGAAGCCGTGATCGACAACTACGGCAAGAAGGACAAGGCCACCCCGATCCACCCGGAGTACGCCGCGAACCTGATCGACGAACTTGCCGACGACGACGCCCTCTTCACCGTCGACACCGGCATGTGCAATGTCTGGGCCGCCCGCTACATCACGCCGAACGGCAAGAAAGACGAGCTGGCATCCTTCCGCCACGGCACGATGGCAAATGCAGTCCCGCAGGCAATCGGTGCGCAGGCCGCCGACCGCGACCGTCAGGTTATCACCTTCTCCGGCGACGGCGGCGTGTCCATGCTGCTATCTGAGCTGATCACGGTGAAGCAGCACGATCTTCCGGTCAAGATGATGGTGTTCAACAACTCCACCTTGGGCATGGTCAAGCTGGAAATGATGGTCGCCGGACTGAAGGAGTTCCAGACCACGCACGACGGCGTGAACTACGCGGCGATCGCCGAGGCCGTTGGCATCAAGTCGTTCCGTGTGGAGAAGCCGCAGGATCTGGAAAAGACCCTCAAGAAGGCACTTGCACACGACGGCCCGGTGCTGGTCGACATTGTCACCGACCCGGACGCGCTGTCCCTGCCGCCGAACTTCGACTGGGCGATGATCAAGGGCTTCTCGGAGTCCGCGGTCAAGACCGTTCTCGACGGCGGCATCGGCAACATGGTTGAGCTCGCACGCGCCAACCTCCGCAATATCCGCGGTGCGGCCGCGATCGAGTTCTAG
- the pyrE gene encoding orotate phosphoribosyltransferase, with translation MSENSKTTAGMAGAAGKERLAELVRELAVVHGKVTLSSGKEADYYVDLRRATLHHEASPLIGALLRELTSDLDFDAVGGLTLGADPVATAVMHADGRPIDAFVVRKEAKKHGMQRRIEGPDITGKRVLVVEDTTTTGNSPLTAVEACREAGAEVVAVATVVDRATGAADVLKDAGLDYRFLLGLDDLGLA, from the coding sequence ATGAGCGAGAACTCGAAAACCACGGCAGGTATGGCAGGTGCAGCAGGTAAAGAGCGCCTCGCGGAGCTCGTCCGCGAATTGGCGGTTGTCCACGGCAAGGTGACGCTGTCGTCGGGCAAGGAAGCCGACTACTACGTCGACCTGCGTCGCGCGACCCTGCACCATGAGGCGAGCCCGCTGATCGGCGCGCTGCTGCGCGAGCTGACTAGCGACTTGGATTTCGACGCCGTCGGTGGTCTGACCCTGGGCGCGGACCCGGTGGCCACCGCTGTCATGCACGCGGACGGCCGGCCGATCGACGCCTTCGTTGTCCGCAAAGAAGCCAAGAAGCACGGCATGCAGCGCCGCATCGAGGGCCCGGACATCACCGGCAAGCGCGTCCTCGTGGTCGAAGACACCACCACGACCGGCAACTCCCCGCTTACCGCTGTGGAAGCGTGCCGGGAAGCAGGTGCCGAGGTCGTTGCCGTCGCCACCGTCGTCGATCGCGCGACCGGCGCTGCCGACGTGCTCAAGGATGCGGGCTTGGATTACCGGTTCCTACTGGGCTTGGACGACCTTGGCCTCGCTTAA
- a CDS encoding nitrilase-related carbon-nitrogen hydrolase has protein sequence MRIGLVQFTAGGRVADNLAALSERIRDAAHKGATLIVCPEASSQAFESGPLNEQAEDLDGAFAGGLRSLAEELGVTIVAGMFRPAGNGRVFNTALITGPGLHKGYDKIHTFDTASYRESDTVEPGTELRTFEHEGATVGAAICFDIRFPDQFQQLARRGVQIVVVPTSWAGGANKVEEWITLSRARALDAGAFIIAPDQANPAGSTGAENISDPLGVGHSIAVAPDGTVLALGGFDEEVIVVDIDPDEASRRQAAVPIL, from the coding sequence ATGCGTATTGGACTCGTGCAATTCACCGCCGGCGGGCGCGTCGCCGACAACCTCGCCGCGCTGTCCGAACGGATCCGCGACGCCGCGCACAAAGGTGCGACGCTGATCGTGTGTCCGGAGGCGTCGTCGCAGGCGTTTGAGTCGGGCCCGCTCAACGAGCAAGCGGAGGACCTCGATGGGGCATTTGCGGGCGGTCTGCGGTCGCTCGCGGAGGAGCTCGGCGTCACCATCGTCGCCGGCATGTTCCGCCCCGCAGGCAACGGCCGCGTGTTCAACACCGCGCTGATCACCGGGCCTGGCCTGCACAAAGGTTACGACAAGATCCACACCTTCGACACCGCGAGCTACCGCGAGTCCGACACCGTCGAGCCCGGCACTGAGCTGCGCACCTTCGAACACGAGGGTGCGACGGTGGGTGCGGCCATCTGCTTCGACATCCGTTTCCCGGACCAGTTCCAACAGCTCGCGCGCCGGGGTGTCCAGATCGTCGTTGTGCCCACGAGCTGGGCGGGCGGCGCAAACAAGGTCGAGGAATGGATCACTCTTTCGCGTGCCCGCGCGCTCGACGCAGGGGCGTTCATCATCGCCCCGGATCAGGCGAATCCGGCTGGTTCCACGGGAGCCGAAAATATTTCTGATCCCCTTGGCGTGGGCCATTCCATCGCTGTTGCGCCCGACGGGACGGTGCTCGCACTCGGCGGTTTCGATGAAGAGGTCATCGTCGTCGACATTGACCCCGACGAGGCCAGCCGCCGCCAGGCAGCCGTCCCAATTCTCTAG
- a CDS encoding YafY family protein has product MFDPFDSPVPVSDSPHPLEEVINKTEKYQRREKIPAFLRGAELLRLLQTGMVLEGRELAEKVGVDRRTLRRYIAYLRDLGFLIESRPGASGRYAMGRGDIMPPLSFTDDELEVLILALSSVGYPGDELVVRAGALSQRIKQFLPLALAQSCEAAGRLRFYDTMRMWSAYDREQRAKGAEN; this is encoded by the coding sequence ATGTTTGATCCATTCGATTCACCGGTACCGGTATCTGACTCGCCGCATCCGCTCGAAGAAGTGATCAACAAGACCGAAAAATATCAACGCCGGGAAAAAATTCCGGCATTCCTGCGCGGCGCAGAATTGTTGAGGTTATTGCAGACGGGAATGGTGCTGGAAGGGCGGGAACTGGCGGAGAAGGTCGGCGTGGATAGGCGGACTCTGCGGAGATACATTGCCTATCTGCGGGATCTGGGGTTCTTGATCGAGTCCAGGCCGGGAGCATCAGGCCGTTATGCGATGGGGCGGGGTGACATCATGCCGCCGCTGAGCTTCACGGATGACGAACTTGAGGTGCTGATTCTCGCCCTGAGTTCGGTCGGATACCCCGGTGATGAACTGGTTGTACGAGCGGGAGCGCTTTCTCAGCGCATCAAGCAGTTCTTGCCACTGGCCCTGGCGCAAAGTTGTGAGGCGGCAGGCAGACTCCGGTTCTACGACACCATGAGAATGTGGAGCGCCTACGACCGTGAGCAGAGAGCGAAAGGGGCGGAAAATTAA
- a CDS encoding sodium/glutamate symporter: protein MEFTPYDMLVDVGWISVLLIIGNILRQRVRVLQQLLLPAPITAGLLGLILGPELLNIAQFSDKVGTYTSILIAVVFASMAYSMDLGGSVAKGARNMWAFSTTMFMFQWGLFVLAGIYLFKPMFGTEDWFGMMLPVGFVGGFGTAAAVGSALEDTAGAVAASSLGFTSATVGTLVAIIGGVIVANWGIRTGKATELQGDLPKELRSGYIENEAERPSIGKATTNPSSIEPLALHGGFIIFTVLVAYELNSLISSTWENVSIPLFALSFVIGFIGRGLLRLFKKPNYLDKDTVSAISGAATDYMIAFGIASIVPAALAAYWQALILLFVLGIVFCLFYLLVMSPLYFGEQWIERGIFGWGWATAAVATGIALLKMVDPKLKSGTLNEYGVAYVGFGPFEIGMTILAPIAVLASFTGGFGWISTAIAAGILVLSFALKWVPAKKYASTHSATRAAGGSSKIS from the coding sequence GTGGAATTCACGCCCTACGACATGCTTGTCGACGTCGGTTGGATCTCCGTCCTCCTCATCATCGGCAACATCCTCCGCCAGCGTGTTCGGGTGCTGCAACAGCTCCTGCTGCCTGCGCCGATCACGGCGGGGCTGCTCGGCCTCATCCTCGGGCCCGAGCTGCTGAATATCGCGCAGTTCTCCGACAAGGTGGGCACGTACACGTCGATCCTCATTGCCGTCGTCTTCGCCTCCATGGCGTACTCCATGGACCTCGGCGGATCGGTGGCCAAGGGCGCCCGCAACATGTGGGCCTTTTCCACCACCATGTTCATGTTCCAGTGGGGCCTGTTTGTGCTGGCCGGGATCTACCTGTTCAAGCCGATGTTCGGCACGGAAGACTGGTTCGGCATGATGCTGCCCGTGGGCTTCGTCGGTGGTTTCGGTACCGCGGCCGCTGTGGGCTCCGCCCTGGAAGACACCGCCGGCGCCGTCGCCGCCTCCTCCCTTGGCTTCACATCTGCGACCGTGGGCACCCTCGTGGCCATCATCGGCGGCGTGATCGTGGCCAACTGGGGTATTCGCACGGGCAAAGCCACCGAGCTGCAAGGTGACCTGCCCAAGGAGCTGCGCTCCGGCTACATCGAGAACGAGGCTGAGCGCCCCTCCATCGGTAAAGCGACCACCAACCCGTCCTCGATCGAGCCGCTCGCCCTCCACGGGGGCTTCATCATCTTCACCGTGCTGGTCGCCTATGAGCTGAACAGTCTCATCTCCTCCACCTGGGAGAATGTGTCCATCCCGCTGTTCGCTCTGTCCTTTGTCATCGGCTTCATCGGCCGTGGGCTGCTGCGGCTGTTCAAGAAGCCGAACTACCTGGACAAGGACACTGTTTCCGCCATTTCCGGTGCCGCTACCGACTACATGATCGCCTTCGGCATTGCCTCGATCGTCCCTGCGGCACTGGCCGCGTACTGGCAGGCGCTCATCCTGCTGTTCGTCCTGGGCATCGTCTTCTGCCTCTTCTACCTGCTCGTGATGTCGCCGCTCTACTTCGGTGAACAGTGGATTGAGCGCGGCATCTTCGGCTGGGGCTGGGCCACCGCCGCCGTGGCAACCGGTATCGCCCTGCTCAAGATGGTCGATCCGAAGCTCAAATCCGGCACGCTCAACGAGTACGGTGTCGCCTACGTCGGCTTCGGCCCCTTCGAAATCGGCATGACCATCCTCGCCCCGATCGCGGTCCTCGCGTCCTTCACCGGCGGCTTCGGCTGGATCTCCACCGCGATCGCGGCTGGTATCCTCGTGCTCAGTTTCGCCCTGAAGTGGGTGCCCGCGAAGAAATACGCATCCACCCACTCCGCCACACGTGCCGCTGGTGGTTCCTCCAAAATCAGTTAA